From Deinococcus aquaticus, one genomic window encodes:
- a CDS encoding TrmB family transcriptional regulator, whose product MSAVIHLQALGLTEYEARAYTALLALGRAVPARVARQAGIPRPKIYETLERLEGRGLAAKVGQNPLEYAPLSAREYLARARRSFDDRLGALDRDLSRLAPDPAPEAVYHLHGEAAIRSLCEDLTLNARRSLYMAGEASFAERLERLTPRGVELHRTALDHVPGIAAHGQRAFLLARDGEAALIAHFIEEDGAGEAHGVHTHNPVIIHLIEGYVQLAAQHPGQHSTPNAPDPTSTP is encoded by the coding sequence ATGAGCGCCGTGATCCACCTGCAAGCGCTCGGGCTGACCGAGTACGAAGCCCGGGCCTACACCGCCCTCCTGGCCCTCGGGCGCGCCGTGCCCGCACGCGTGGCCCGGCAGGCCGGCATTCCCCGGCCCAAGATCTACGAGACGCTCGAACGCCTCGAAGGGCGCGGCTTGGCCGCCAAGGTCGGTCAGAACCCACTGGAGTACGCACCGCTCAGTGCCCGCGAGTACCTGGCGCGCGCCCGCCGCTCCTTCGACGACCGCCTCGGCGCGCTCGACCGCGACCTGTCCCGCCTCGCCCCGGACCCCGCCCCGGAAGCCGTGTACCACCTGCACGGTGAGGCCGCCATCCGCAGCCTCTGCGAGGACCTGACCCTCAACGCCCGCCGCAGCCTGTACATGGCCGGCGAGGCCAGCTTCGCCGAGCGCCTCGAACGACTCACCCCACGCGGCGTTGAACTGCACCGCACCGCCCTGGACCACGTGCCCGGCATCGCCGCGCACGGGCAGCGGGCCTTCCTGCTCGCCCGCGACGGCGAGGCCGCCCTGATCGCCCATTTCATAGAAGAAGACGGCGCGGGCGAGGCGCACGGCGTGCACACGCACAACCCCGTCATCATTCACCTGATCGAAGGGTACGTGCAGCTCGCCGCGCAGCACCCCGGCCAGCACTCCACCCCGAATGCTCCAGACCCCACCAGCACCCCCTGA